Within Coffea arabica cultivar ET-39 chromosome 4e, Coffea Arabica ET-39 HiFi, whole genome shotgun sequence, the genomic segment AGATTTTAGGGGACAGTTTTAAGTTTTAATAATTCGCGATTGGGGAGGAAGGGGGAGGTTTGGGTTGAGTTGAATGACAATTCCGGTAAGTAATGCTTTGGGAGAATTATACTGACTGTTACTACCATTTCTTCCACATAATTGGGCTTGCTATTTATAGCCTGCAAACCATCTGAGTATCCCGTCGGGGGTGAATTGATTATATTGCTCTCCACACCACTGGACAAAAAACATATCTTCATTATATCTCATGTTTTAAGCCTTGATCTTTGTTTTCAACAGGTTGTAGGTTTCAGCATTGtctatctggaaaattttttgttCATTATTGCTTTCATGTTTTCTTTTATGGATTGAGATCAATCTAGAGATTTAAAAGTGTGATTTTTCTGAAGGTATTATGTTGTGGTTTTGATACAAGTTGGTGAATTGCAAATTTGTATTTGTCCTGCACCAGCGTACATGTGAGGTCAGAGGATGTTGAGtacctttttaattttttacccaATCTTCTGGCGCTTCACCTACTCTATTGCTCTGGCTTGCAGTAAAGAAAGCGGCTTgccaaaaatttgattttctgtCATTTACTCAATAAGTAGTTTGAACAAGGGAGGAACCAATTGCTTTAGGGGGAAGTGATGGCTtgcagaaaataaaaaagataatgGAACTTAGATTCCTTAAGGATTTTATGGATTGCATTGATTGAAATGACTTCACCAAAATGACTCATTGTGCTTTGTATCTAACCATTATCGTTGGGCTGTTGCTTCAAAAACTTGTGGTTTAGGAGGAGAAAGCAGACAAAGTGAAGGTCTAGTTTGTCCCTCAAAAGTCTACATCTGTGTCTTAAAATTCAGCATTTTATATGAGTTTTGGTGGTGAGGATCAAAGACAAGTTCAAGTCATGTCCTCTTTCACTTTCCCCATGGTTGTGGGGCTTCATGTGTTTCTATCAGCTGTTTACAAACTTTTACCTTCTTTTTAATTGgtacttttttaaaaataccAAGGAAACTTATATGTCTTTATTTGCTATGTACTCAAATATTATGACTCAGTGTGGATCTTATTGATTGTATAACCACCATTTCGTTTTTAGGTAAACAGCTACAGGTGCAGTAGAATTTGCTTTTTGTTTAGCTTGGAACTGCTTAAATCTCAGGGCAATTCAAATTCAACTTAAAAGGCTTGGTTTCAACTTAAAAGGCTTGGAATTTGCGTGTTAGAATCTGCATTTCTATCATGGCATCGTGTATAAATTAGTCATATTTTCTGAATTTTCTAAAGCAGCATTATGTTAAGAGCTTGCTCAAAGTTTACCTTCTCATAATGCCAGGATCCCTATCTGGTCTTATGCAAAACTGATCTTGACCTGCTGGTTGGTCATGCCATACTTCAACGGAGCTGCCTATGTCTACGAGCACTTTGTTAGGCCTACCTTTGTTAACCGACAGCCCGTCAACATTTGGTACGTTCCACGGAAGAAGGATGTCTTCAGTAAGCCAGACGACATTCTCACTGCAGCTGAGAAATACATTCAAGAACACGGAACAGAAGAATTTGAGAAGATGATTCACAGGGTATGTTGACTAATCTTTCTTCCATATGTTTCATTGTACCCTTTTTGAGAGCAAGTGAGCAATGCATTCCTGGCGATGCAGTCCTAACGTAAAATTATCTGTTATGGCATTCTTCATGGTTTATTTTGGCAGTTCTTGCAGTTTGAACTAATTTTCGTTCGAGTATCAGAATCATGTTGCTATTTTGTTCATGCAGACTGATAAGAATACGACGTACAGCAGCAATGACTACAATAACTACAGTTTTTACGACGATGACTACAGATACTGATCCGTACTGGACTTATGGCGTACGGATCTTAAAGGGTGTTATTGTTGCCATCTACCCTAGTATGTTTATGCTGTTGTAAAGAGTTTTGTTGCTGATGCTTCCATGTTTTGTCAAGTGGTACCATGAGTCTACGGTGTTTGTATTATTAACTGTGGCTAGTGTTGTACCATCCTTCTTGGAACTAATAATAGTAGAGAACCTTCACCTGCATATTTGGATTCTTGGTTATCTCTATGCATTAGATGTTGGTGTCATTTTGATGTAGCATAAATCATGTAATCACCCTCTTCTTGAATCTCATCCTGAAAGCATGAGTCGTTAATATGAAGGAGCTGCACACATATTAATAAAGTCAAAGAAGATGTGAGGAATCTGAATCTGATAAATGTGTTGCAGCACAAATTTTGTGTGTAGAAAATCTTGCCAGTGAATTAAACTCATTAAGCTGTCGAGTTTGTGCATGGTGATCATTAAAGTGATGGATCTAAGCTTGATTCttcttttattaaaaattgtTATCGAATCACTCATGCTTGACTCTTTTATGGAAATTTCACCAATTATCAACgtagaaacacattttttgACAATCCAACACCTGGAATCCTGGAttgtacacttttttttttttggattgaaCTCTTTTTTTGGAATCCTGGATATGATGAATTAGTGTAGAAAAGTAAAAATTCTAAAACATGCCATGCCTAAAAATACGCCATGGGGTGGGCCTCATAAGTTTCATTTCATGCAATTTGAGAgtaaatttgtaatttttaaaggattaatcttttatacacaGACAGTGTATACACCATCACCATTGAATGCATGACAACTCAtctgaatttaaaattaaaattaaaaatttatttatgtgTTATGCATCCAATCGTAATAGTGTATGCACTGTCAGTGCATGTaagatttattcatttttaaattgCATCAAACTGTATCAGATTATCTttaaatggattaattttttctacactgacagtgtatatactatcaacgttggatgaatgacaactgtgtaaattttgaatttgaaatttaactgTTGCACACGTGTTATGAATTTAACGGTGATAGTGTATGTATtgttagtgtatataaaatttgcTCTTTTAAAATTATATCAATCTGTATCTGAATTATACCAAACGGTAACAAACAAACTTTATTTGACTTGCACTTGAATCTAACTTGTTTACATCTAAAAATCTAATTTATTTACACCAAACTCTTTTAACTTTTAAACCGAAATTCTAATAGTTCATAGCAGAGAAAAACTTGTACGAAATTGTGTTAACACAATCCATGCGCCACTGGTTATAATAATGTTTAGTGGTTGCTGATGCTTAGGTAGTTAAGGCTGTTCAACTGAAAAAGAAATTGTAACATAAATACGTACATGGGTCGCAATTTGCATGAGGAAACTGTTGAAACTTTGCGATAGCTTAGAGAAAAGAACAAgcaaaagcaaggaaaatagGGGCATTCCGAGAATTGAACTCGGGACCTCTCGCACCCTAAGCGAGAATCATACCACTAGACCAAATGCCCATTGGTGCTTTGCCAGCTAATTTACCGATTCACAACTTAGTGCTGTCTTCTCGattaatttctattttatttttgaataaattttatatacagcaaaagttaaatttcaattcaaagTTTGTGTGATTATCgttttcaaaatttgcataATTATCGTTCATCCAACGCTACTACTGATGGTGTATACATTTAAAAAGAATTGCTTGCTTTTTTTTTGAGAAGGCAGaggtggaaaatttctggagtTAAGGATCTCTCTTCATTTAAACTGCCCCATGTCTGTTATTCGAGGCTCCTGCACTATGATAGAGTCCACAATAGAGTCTTCCTCCATTTCAGTACTACTAACATCAGATTTCTTAGTAGTTGGcacaattttcttgttcactgCATTTTCCTCTGGAATCCAGACTGTTTtagtgtgtaaatttttttgGACAAAACTTCTCAATATAACCAAAATACTACAGCCCTTACACCATTGGGGCAGCCATTTATAGTCCACCTTTTAAGCACCAATTTCTCCAGCGGAACTACAAAACTTACTTCAGAAATGTAGGAGTTTACCTGAACCAAGCCCAGCGAACTATTTCGAGGACTCGATCACTTTGCACGGTTTTGACCTCACAACTATAACTTGTCCCAAATAAAtcattgaaccaaaaaaaaatgcatagtttaattttttttttcacttaggAGGTGTCCCAGCCTTTTTTTGCCTAGACTAATCTTTCTAAGGCCAGCAGAATCCTGCCAAGGATGCCAGCAATTTTACCACAGCGGGGGTCAAACATGGGACCTTACCGTAAAGACGGACTTATCAATCCCAATCGAGCTACCTGTGGGAGGCTCAAATGCTTAGTTTAATAACTTCCATCAATTCTGAGCGTTAAATGTAACGGAACTAGGGATAAAACTATCAACTAATAACATGGAGTTTAATTTTAatgtttcttcctcttctttcaTCTTTCATCTTTTCTAGTCCTAATTTGTTGAAATAATCATTCAACGAAACCTTTTAGATTGTTTTCTAGTCTTAATTCCGTGACACCTAATGGTTAAAATTGACGGAAGTTCTTAAGAACCTAAGTTTCTTATTGGTTCAAGGATCTGTTTGTGATAATTTATAGTTGACgagtcaaaatggtataaagataatAATTTATATGCTATCTGAAAAGCTTCATTTATTTACATAGAGCTCACCAGATGGATGGCATAGTACAATCTGAGCCATTGATTCTTTGAATATTGGATCTATTCAAGTGTGAgtctttatttatatatatatagagcttacccaaaaaaaaatgaaaaagaataaCAATTTTGTAGGCACCCAAAAATCATCATATAAGCACGCGTCTGGTCACCGGTGGGCTGCAGAAACTGGCGGGAATCCACGTGATTGGAGGCAACACCTGAGATGCTGATCCCCCCTAATCCAATCACTAAGCTAAATTACATAAATAGCCCTACCTATTCCAACAGATTCAGATTCTGTAGCTGACGTGTCCCCACGCAAAAAATCCCCTGGACCCAAAACCGAaaaacaaattgacaaaaataggaaaaaaaaacagttgaATTCcgcgagggaaaaaaaatacatacaacaCAGCTATATATAGACATCGGAAATGAGACAGAGAGAAAGACTTGCTCAGTTGGAAATTTTGCTCTGTGCAGGAAGAATTTGATTCCATCACAAGCTTCATCATCGTCGTTCTCGCCGGAGGGGGAAAAAATACCTCCGCTGCATAGATTTCGATATATTCAATTTCGGCAATTTCAGAGCTCGTAATCACCTCGGATTCGTCACGTATTCGGAGCAGCAagttaccctttttttttcagcttCTTCTAGGTAAATGCATTAATGACTATCAATGCCGTTATTGTACTGATTTCTTCATTTACgcatttagtttttttttaagaagAGAGAAACTGGATTTAGAAGATTAATTGTTTGGATAATGCTGTTTAGTGATCTTTAATAATGTGTGTTTATCTGAATAATTTTTGAACAATCCCTAGCTGCTGTTGCTGTTTGAAGTTAGGAAAAGTGATTTTAGCGCTGGTTTTTTCCAATTTCTTATGGCACAGTAGAAGATTGAAGGAAACTGTAGTGATTAATGTATGTTCTCCGTAATGTTTTGATGTCGATGTTTTCctcttttttgtttgtttcagcTGTTATTTGTGCATATATATTGCATAAAGTATCACTATTTTGATTTCGCGgatttatttttctgatttagtcCTGGAAACGTATATAGTGTTTTCTCTGTACCTATGATGTATCattttagtgttttttttaATGGTTTTTTTTCGGTCAAAATGGTATACTTTTTATTCTAGTAAATAGAAGTGCAATACTTTTGACGGATCTTAGAGATTGAACTGTCTTTGTCATAGTTAGAGTGGTGTTCATCCAAGGTTCTGTTTCTAAGGATAGCTTATGATTCCTTAGCAGGATACCAATAATCTAGATCCACTAGTATTGGATGAAAACTACGAGTTTGTAGTGGTTCTTCATATGGTTTTCAGTTTTgtaatttctaaattttaggaATTTAAATGATGCCAGGGAGTTTCAGTAATAGAGTTTTGAGGTACCTGAGCATGTTCATTTGTGATCTATGAATGAAACTAGTAGGGAACATCAATGATGTAAATACACTggattttggttgtttttgtttacttttggaCTGTAGATTTGATTACTTTATTCCGACTTATCACCATTGGTAACCTGCTCCACCTATCATTTAGATTTTCTGTGGAAATAATACTAGATGAGAACCGAACACGTATCCAAGGATAATAGCATTTCAAGATTTCTTTGGAGGAAAATTTGGCTCTTTTTTCTCATGTTCTACAGGCATGGCATTGTATAGATGGTTTTATCTGCTCGAAGCACCAAGCTTGATGTAGCAGCTTAAATGACTAACTTACAGCGAAACAGTGTTGCTGAGAGGAACATTGATCAGGTAATAAGTTTTCGCCATGTCTTGGGTATATATGTTTTGAAGTTTTTCTGTTGCACTAAATGAGAAAGAAACTTTCAGCTCTCCATTTAATAGTACAATGACCGGATTGAATGACTTACATACAAGCTTTTTCTCTACAAGTATGGTTTTCTCCCTTCGTGAAGTTTACAGATCTGACTCTTGTCGCTGCTACTAGATTATAGAGGAGTTAGAATTTGACAATTACATCATAAAATTCGTTTACAATTCTTATCTTCAACATGTCGTTCCATAATAGGAAAAGATATAATTCCCTAATTTCACATCAAGATATTGTTGCTTATAAGAGTTTATATGCTTGATGAATTTTAAATGAGAGTTTATATGCTTGATGAAAGTCAAAATGAATCTATGAAACACAGACTTTATTTACAGCTGAACTAATCTGCAGTCTGGTTTTTCCTTTGGTTTTGAGGTGATAGTCATTAAGTGGAGACTGTGGCAGACTGGTCAGATTAGTCCCTGTTCTAACTTAGTGTTCAGCTGGTGAAAGAGAATCATTCagaaaactaaataaaacataGGAAGACCTTCCTGGCCAAATTCAGCTCCTTATTTCATTTTGTGCATCATATATTTCTTAATGTTTGTCTTCAAAAACTTGATGACAATCTAGTACTGACTACTTTTAaatctatttttgtttttattttttttaaaggaaataTTCCAAATTCTAACATTGAGTGATTGCTTTAACCCAAATTCTTTAGTTTGGTGGTGGTTCATTCATATTCATTATCTGTTGTGTACCTGGTTCTTTGATGGGGATTTTCGAAGTTGATTTTTGCTTGTTAACTGCAGGCTATTACAGCATTGAAAAGAGGCTCGTATCTACTAAAGTATGGCCGCAGAGGGAAGCCAAAGTTTTGCCCTTTTCAGCTCTCTAATGTAAGCTCCATTGCACTCATATCCAGGAGTAATTTGACTTCAATTGATTGCTAGTGTATGGATGCTATTCTAATTTTAGGTTTcctaaatttcatttgaaagtgTTTTTAAAACAGTGATTTAATTATTGCAAACTTGGTTTATCTGGCATTCAATTTTCAGTCCATACATAATTCTGAAAACTAATATTAGAAGGTTTCTTGATGGCTCCTTTCTGTATGTCACTGAAATTTGATTCTAGGACATAGGTTGCTTGTTAATCTCTTGTAGGGATCCCTGGTCGAGGGAAAGGGATCCAGGTGGGGACAGCTTGGTTACTCCCAAGCCATCTACTGCTCGATTAGTTTCTGGGTTgggtccccccccccccctcctcttCCTATTCTTGATGaaccacaaaataaaaaataataagagGTTGCAAATAATTTTCGGACACAGTTAGGATGATTTTAGGGGCTTCTACAACCAGGATGAGCCCTTCTTCTATGATTTTGTCGGATTTTACAACCAAATAGGGTCCTATATctaattttttggtttttaatttcttcctcatgttccatttttcttcacacCTGTAGCCTCCTATAAAATGTGCATAATGAGGCTTTCAGACACTTCTTTAACAAACTTGGCTCACATACATGCATTTCAGGATGAGACAACACTAATATGGTTTGTTGGTAAGGAGGAGAAACAGCTTCGACTGAATCATGTTTCACGAATTATACCTGGACAGCGTACTGTAAGTTTGTTCTATGTGCATCTCTTGCTTGTATTTACCATTAATTTTGAAAGCTTTGAGTGCTGTGCTGTGGTTTACCACCAGAGAGAGAATGAAAATATGAATTGCAACAGAAGAAGTCATATCTACTTTGGTTTCTTAGAGTTTGAAGATCTTGCTTCGAATTAAAGTTCCTTTTACTTTGGATTAGCTAAAACACAATAAAGAGTGGAGCCATATGAAACATAACATGCAGGGTTTGACACTTTCAAGATAGTCTCAATCTTCCCAATTATGGTTGGACTCATATGTAGAATTTGCCAATGATATTTGACATTTAAAGAGCATGATGTAATACCATATTTGGAGACCTATGTGCAGAGGCCTATTTAGCATATTGTTGACAGCGGTTAAATTAAAATCCTAGGCAGATATAGCTGTTTGTGAATTTTTAGATTACCAAAAGTATGCTTACGCTCTATGATATTCAGCCATCTGTTTGAAAGAAAACTACAAAAGATGCTGCGTAATGTGCTCTGTTCAATAAGCCTACAAAATAAGCTTTAGGCATAGGGAAGTGAACTCAACCAATCATTCGCATGCTTGATTTTCTGATAACAAGTCTGCAGTTTATGCATCATGTTGCACATAATGATTTCTACTCTGATGCATTTAGTACCATTGAGTGTTGAACCGGTCATGCAACTTTGCATGAGTATTTGTCATGAATCTATCTTGAGCTTGTCCAACAACTGACTTGGTCGCTTACAACTATCAATAGAGCATAATCATTGCAGCATATTCTGACCACCTCTCTGGATTTGGTTCTTGTATCCTGCTTCGGCATCCTGTTAATCTTTACTAGCATCTTATCCTCCAGTTCCACTAATCAGCCTTGATACAACCATGTCACTTAGTGATTCCCCTGCTGCTTAGTTTTTCCCTTAGTCCTTATGCTGATTGTCTTATGAAGGCAATTTCAGTTCATTCTACATGATCATGGATGTTATTTCTGTTTTAGTACAACAAGTCTGCATGAGTGCATCAGTTGTATTAATGCTGTTTCTGCTGCATCTCTCATGTACTTTGTTGACTTTCATAGGAtgcttgtccttttttttttttaacttggaTTAAGATCATATCTAGCAGGTTTAGGtgagactaaaaaaaaaaaaaaccaatagaTAGTGTTTGCATTTATGTAACAATGAGAGCTCGGTGCCATCTATTATCCCTGAAACATTATCTATCATTAACTTGATTTGACAGTTAAATTCAGATTATATCACTCAACTTCTGCCACATCCACGGTTCAATTGACTCATCTTATGGTTGTTTTTGCAGGATGTATTCCAACGTTTTCCTCGACCTGAAAAGGAATATCAATCATTTTCTCTTATATATGGAAAACGATCCTTGGATCTGGTAGGCaaattaatttgtttttcttagaaGGACTCTCATGTGAATACCTTAATTTTGACCTTCTAATCAAGGATTAATTGTACATATCTGCACTGGCACATCCTTTGAGTAATTCGGATGGCTTTCAAACCTTGCAAATCATCTATATGTTGAAACCAAGATGAATAATAGGGGATTTCTCTTTTCTGAAAGGGATTCTGTGACATGTTAAAAAAAGTTAGGAGGTAGAAGGCCTTGCGAAAAGGGACCAGGTACTTAATGATCACCATGGGCGATCATTTTGAGGCATGTTTTGGTTCGGATTGGGGATACTGTTTAGTTTTTTGAACAGTCTAGATTGACCCACATACACCCTCTTCCATACAGTGAATTAAGCAATACTTTGGAGCATCATATTATAGCTCAATCCTTCATATCATTGAGGTGGCAATTTCACAAAAACCCCATCCTCCATTTCACGAATCATTGCACAAAAAATTGCATCTCCACCCTTTCCAGGTGGAACTATGAAGATGAATATTTGGCTGATTCAAAGTAGATGGAGTTGACTTAGTAACAATCATGAGAATTTAGAGGTAAAAGAAACTAGGACATGAAGTGGAAAAGCAATTATTGTAGTTTGCTAATGAATCCTTTCTAATGTCTATACAAATTAACCAAGAGTGACATGGTTTTGAACGAAAATGTTGACAAATTGAAACATGTAAGAAGCAGATAGCAAATATAGCACCGAAATAATAGATTAAGTAGCTAAGCAGATGGGTATGAGATTGGTTTTTGGTATCACATAAGGACATGCTAATTCCCGGGCCACTTATTGTACTAGtttagaaaatgaattttgctctTAAAATACTTACTTCCCGTTATCCGACTAGAAACAAGGATCTATTGTACACTTAAGTTGAAATGGCACACAGCTTTTAGAGGGcaaaaagaaatttggaaaagcTTCATACCTACAACTGACCTGTTGAATTTTAATATTGGTGACATGCATATCAGAGTTTTGTTTCCTTCTTGCCATTGAAGAAACACGCTCTGCTTGATGCTCGATTGTCCTCCATAATTCTCTTTGAACTGGGACCAGAAGAGCTACTGTTTTCCTCCTGTCCAATTTGTGGTTCTACTTTATGGGCATGAATTATTATGTTTGACTAGCGTACACCCTTATAAAAGTGATGCCTTTTGCTTCTTCTACTGACCAATGGTTCCTTTTGAGCAATAACAACAGAATCTTGAAGTCTCTCATAGAACTAAGAAAAGAGTTGCTTTTACACTCAGCTTCTTCTTCTGTTTTTGGAGATAAACTTATGTTCATCTCACATGCTGCATTCTCTAAGAATGTTGTACTCAATAAAGTTAAGGGATTGTCTTATCTGTAAACAATATTCACAGATGTGCAAAGATAAGGATGAAGCAGAAATCTGGTTTATCGCCCTTCAGGCATTGATCTCAAAGGGGAATTATCAAAGATGGAAAACAGAAGTAAAAGGTGATGATATATCATCAGACACTTCAAGTGCTGATGCTCAAAGGAATATACGGCCCACTGTGTCAACTGGCAGTGGAGATGCTGCTTATGAGGTTTCTTTCTCTGCTTTGAACTGACACTTGAATTAGTCTACTGCAGTTAATTCAATCAGCTTAGTATTCTTTGAACAGGATTCCAGACAAGTACATAGAAACCTGCTTTCTCTTCAAAAGCCTCCACAGAAAAAATTGGGAAGAGTATTTTCGGAATTCTTACTTAACAATTCAGTGGATTTTTCTCCTCAGAGAGATTCTTTCACAAATTCAACAAGCTCAATGTCCTGCACAAATATGGATGATGTAAGTGGGCAAAGCTCT encodes:
- the LOC113742171 gene encoding HVA22-like protein a isoform X2 produces the protein MRGGGSGAGSLLKVLANNFDVLACYASIRAIETKSPVDDQQWLTYWILYSMITLFELTFAKIIEWIPIWSYAKLILTCWLVMPYFNGAAYVYEHFVRPTFVNRQPVNIWYVPRKKDVFSKPDDILTAAEKYIQEHGTEEFEKMIHRTDKNTTYSSNDYNNYSFYDDDYRY
- the LOC113742171 gene encoding HVA22-like protein a isoform X1; the encoded protein is MRGGGSGAGSLLKVLANNFDVLAWPVVSLVYPLYASIRAIETKSPVDDQQWLTYWILYSMITLFELTFAKIIEWIPIWSYAKLILTCWLVMPYFNGAAYVYEHFVRPTFVNRQPVNIWYVPRKKDVFSKPDDILTAAEKYIQEHGTEEFEKMIHRTDKNTTYSSNDYNNYSFYDDDYRY